A window of Microbispora hainanensis genomic DNA:
CGGTCACCGAGGCGTACAAGCTGCCCAAGGACACCGACGAGGCCAAGGCCGCCCGGTCGGCCGCCATCGCCGAGGCGCTGGTGGGAGCGGGCAAGGTCCCGGCCGAGGTGGTCGCCGTCGCGAGGAAGGCCGTCGGCATCGCCGAGGAACTACTGCCCATCGGCAACCGCAACGTCGTCTCCGACATCGCCGCCGCCACCGAGGCCGCCCGGGCCGCGGCGACCACCGCCCGGGTGAACATCGAGATCAACCTCGGCGGGATCAAGGACGAGCGCGCCCGTGCCGAACTGGCCGCCGAGGCGGCCGGAGTGGACGAGGTCGCCGCGCGGGCCGAACGGGTCACCGCCGCCGTACGCGAGGAGATCGCCAAGTGAGCGCCCGCGTGCTGTCCGGCAAGGAGCTCGCGGCGTCCATCCGGGCCGAGGCCGCCGAGCGGGCCGCCGCGCTCGCCGCGGCCGGC
This region includes:
- a CDS encoding cyclodeaminase/cyclohydrolase family protein, which codes for MRDEKISDFLSRLADRVPAPGGGAAAALQAAQAAALLGMVARYTTGEKYAEHAAVIERIIGETDDLRAEALRLAEADEAAFTAVTEAYKLPKDTDEAKAARSAAIAEALVGAGKVPAEVVAVARKAVGIAEELLPIGNRNVVSDIAAATEAARAAATTARVNIEINLGGIKDERARAELAAEAAGVDEVAARAERVTAAVREEIAK